The following coding sequences lie in one Mycobacterium sp. Z3061 genomic window:
- a CDS encoding SDR family oxidoreductase, with amino-acid sequence MDLGIAGRNFVLVGGSTGMGFAAAEQLAASGANVALLARDGVRAGDRATQLTSAHGVHAIGIAVDAAAPGDGMDRAIDRAAAELGPLRGLAVTAGPMNQQGPFLEHGDDSWDWYYQLILMGTVRSCRAIIPHLQRNGGGTIVTTAAYSVRAPKVLIPPYNALKASVLTLSKILAKTHGSEGIRVNTVCPGLFDTEVNDFIRARRAAEYDVPLHDAIYTHLARNPDWNMRVALGRGGQPIEAGELIAFLLGDRAGFMTGAAINIDGGTDF; translated from the coding sequence GTGGACCTGGGCATAGCGGGGCGGAACTTCGTTCTCGTGGGCGGGAGCACCGGAATGGGTTTCGCCGCCGCCGAACAACTGGCCGCGAGCGGCGCCAATGTCGCACTCTTGGCCCGGGACGGCGTCCGCGCCGGCGACCGGGCCACACAACTGACCTCCGCTCACGGGGTACACGCGATCGGAATCGCGGTTGACGCCGCCGCACCCGGCGACGGCATGGACCGCGCCATCGACCGGGCCGCCGCGGAACTGGGACCGCTGCGTGGTCTGGCCGTCACCGCGGGACCGATGAACCAGCAGGGACCGTTCCTCGAACACGGCGACGACTCCTGGGACTGGTATTACCAATTGATCTTGATGGGGACCGTCCGTTCCTGCCGCGCAATCATTCCGCATCTGCAGCGAAATGGCGGAGGCACGATCGTCACGACGGCCGCGTACTCGGTCCGCGCACCAAAAGTTCTCATTCCGCCGTACAACGCGCTGAAAGCCTCCGTGTTGACCTTGTCCAAGATCTTGGCGAAAACACATGGCTCAGAGGGGATCCGGGTCAACACTGTGTGCCCGGGCCTGTTCGATACCGAGGTGAACGACTTCATCCGAGCCCGACGCGCAGCCGAATACGATGTGCCACTGCACGATGCGATCTATACGCACCTTGCCAGAAATCCGGACTGGAACATGCGGGTGGCGTTGGGCCGGGGCGGACAACCGATCGAAGCCGGCGAGTTGATCGCATTTCTGCTCGGCGACCGGGCGGGCTTCATGACGGGTGCGGCCATCAACATCGACGGGGGCACCGACTTCTGA
- a CDS encoding SDR family oxidoreductase, which produces MGERTLAGKRVAVVGASAGIGRAFAVRAGKEGADLLATARRQDRLEEVVAEAGCGTAVRGDVRNPQDCANIADAARDRLGAVDLLFISVGYAPLRMFADTSADDWFDVMQTNVVSVHQVIKSFLPVLAPGAIVSALSSETVGQPRTALGAYSSSKAALSESLNAWRTEHPDFRFCCVTVGGTVPTEFTAAFDPDLLGVVVQDWIARGLLQETLMSPDDVADVLAGIFASASNFPQVGLEQLVVRPPSSMRALGV; this is translated from the coding sequence ATGGGTGAGCGAACGTTGGCGGGTAAGCGCGTCGCCGTGGTCGGCGCTTCGGCGGGCATCGGCCGGGCTTTCGCGGTGCGGGCCGGCAAGGAAGGCGCGGACCTGCTCGCCACGGCGCGTCGACAGGATCGGCTGGAAGAGGTTGTCGCCGAGGCGGGCTGTGGCACCGCGGTACGGGGCGATGTGCGCAACCCACAGGATTGCGCCAACATTGCCGACGCGGCCCGTGACCGACTGGGTGCCGTCGACCTGCTGTTCATCTCGGTCGGCTACGCGCCGTTACGGATGTTCGCCGACACCTCTGCCGACGACTGGTTCGACGTGATGCAGACCAATGTGGTGAGTGTGCATCAGGTGATCAAGTCCTTCCTTCCTGTGCTGGCGCCGGGCGCGATCGTCAGCGCGCTGTCCTCTGAAACCGTGGGACAGCCGCGGACCGCCCTGGGTGCTTACTCGTCCAGCAAGGCCGCGCTGTCGGAGAGTCTCAACGCCTGGCGCACTGAGCATCCCGACTTCCGTTTCTGTTGTGTCACCGTCGGCGGTACGGTGCCGACCGAGTTCACCGCGGCGTTCGATCCGGATCTGCTCGGAGTCGTCGTGCAGGATTGGATCGCACGCGGCCTGCTGCAGGAGACGCTGATGTCACCCGACGATGTGGCTGATGTCCTGGCGGGAATTTTCGCCAGCGCATCCAACTTCCCTCAGGTGGGGCTCGAACAGCTGGTCGTTCGACCGCCGTCATCGATGCGTGCGTTGGGTGTCTGA
- a CDS encoding DUF427 domain-containing protein, which translates to MQVRSAWPDHPDYRIAATPCPFRAQVWLGEVLLAESDRCLVVTETDHEDRLYFPESDVRWQLFTQSEHTTVCPFKGEASYWSLADPVIRDAVWTYRSPLPEVAAIGGHVSFYHEVLRVVVLEDWPDGSAVATSFPLWGDAAELCRLMDVEQVDAGRFVGPAHGPTRRNVVEGGQLLGEAIMAAAKTFPGQRITSASMIFAKAASFDAPVDLAVEVLRRGRTFSSAQVRVSQHGVLRSAGVVLADSGADDVMRDVQRMPDVPGPDEAVPFSGFGMTGREIRVVDGAYDPDPDRVGPPEIDVWVRFRDTPGDNRLAAALLAQSTTHWTIAAGMLPHPGLGEARAHVTLSTGIMQATIAFHDDVDVTEWLLYTNRAIWSGRGQVQGDGRVFSRDGRLAASYTIQAMVREFAAEPAAMGHDSRTAM; encoded by the coding sequence ATGCAAGTCCGGTCCGCATGGCCTGACCATCCCGACTACCGGATTGCGGCCACGCCCTGCCCATTTCGTGCACAGGTGTGGCTCGGGGAAGTGCTTCTTGCCGAGAGTGACCGTTGTCTGGTGGTCACCGAGACCGACCATGAAGACCGGCTCTACTTTCCCGAATCTGACGTGCGGTGGCAGCTCTTCACGCAATCGGAGCACACCACCGTATGTCCGTTCAAAGGGGAGGCGAGCTACTGGTCGCTGGCCGACCCCGTCATTCGGGACGCTGTATGGACCTACCGCAGCCCGCTGCCCGAAGTAGCCGCGATCGGCGGGCATGTCAGCTTCTACCACGAGGTACTGCGAGTGGTAGTTCTCGAGGACTGGCCCGACGGGTCAGCCGTCGCGACCTCTTTTCCACTGTGGGGAGACGCGGCCGAGCTCTGCCGACTCATGGATGTCGAACAGGTGGACGCGGGGCGATTTGTCGGGCCGGCCCACGGACCGACCCGACGTAACGTCGTCGAAGGTGGCCAACTGCTGGGCGAGGCAATCATGGCGGCAGCCAAAACCTTTCCCGGCCAACGAATCACATCGGCCTCCATGATCTTCGCAAAGGCCGCGTCGTTCGACGCACCGGTTGATCTGGCCGTCGAAGTCCTGCGGCGGGGCAGAACTTTCTCCTCCGCGCAGGTGCGCGTCAGCCAGCATGGCGTGTTGCGCAGTGCGGGAGTAGTGCTGGCGGACTCGGGGGCCGACGATGTGATGCGAGACGTGCAGCGCATGCCGGACGTACCCGGACCCGATGAAGCGGTCCCTTTCTCAGGCTTCGGTATGACCGGCCGCGAGATCAGAGTGGTTGACGGCGCCTACGATCCGGACCCCGATCGGGTGGGACCGCCGGAGATCGATGTGTGGGTGCGCTTCAGGGATACTCCCGGAGATAACCGGTTGGCGGCGGCGCTCCTGGCCCAGTCGACCACGCATTGGACTATCGCCGCGGGCATGCTGCCGCACCCAGGCCTGGGCGAGGCCCGCGCTCACGTGACGTTGTCGACGGGAATCATGCAGGCCACCATCGCCTTCCACGACGACGTCGATGTCACCGAGTGGTTGCTGTACACGAATCGCGCCATCTGGTCAGGACGGGGCCAGGTGCAAGGCGACGGCCGCGTCTTCAGCCGCGATGGCCGGCTCGCGGCGTCCTACACAATCCAGGCGATGGTGCGGGAGTTCGCTGCGGAACCGGCGGCCATGGGTCATGACAGCCGGACAGCTATGTAA
- a CDS encoding TetR/AcrR family transcriptional regulator encodes MSTERVAGEVESADEFDRREQILDAANECFTQLGIQRTSVQDVARMAKVSRGTVYRYFVDRDVLIEAAIEHGAQRFYRAVAAAMAGKPTLAEQLGAMAETHANILLDHRTRNRLMADDAELMRHMISDGDTAVRRSTKFLEPYVRDAQKRGEVGAGVDVTAASEWLARIVYSFSTVNQGLSFDMTKPETVRKYVEKFAVNGLR; translated from the coding sequence ATGTCGACTGAGCGGGTCGCTGGCGAGGTGGAGAGCGCCGACGAATTCGACCGGCGTGAACAAATTCTCGACGCCGCCAACGAGTGCTTCACACAATTGGGCATTCAGCGCACCAGCGTCCAGGACGTAGCCCGGATGGCCAAGGTGTCACGGGGCACGGTGTATCGGTACTTCGTCGATCGCGATGTGCTCATCGAGGCCGCGATCGAGCATGGGGCGCAACGGTTCTATCGGGCGGTCGCCGCCGCGATGGCCGGCAAGCCCACCCTGGCCGAACAACTCGGTGCGATGGCCGAAACGCACGCGAACATCCTGCTCGACCACCGCACCCGCAACCGGCTGATGGCTGACGACGCTGAACTGATGCGCCACATGATCTCTGACGGCGACACCGCGGTCCGGCGGTCCACGAAGTTCCTCGAGCCCTATGTGCGCGACGCGCAGAAGCGTGGTGAGGTAGGCGCCGGGGTCGACGTGACGGCGGCCAGCGAATGGCTGGCCCGCATCGTGTACTCGTTCTCGACCGTCAACCAGGGCCTCAGTTTTGACATGACCAAACCCGAGACCGTCCGCAAGTACGTGGAGAAGTTCGCCGTCAACGGGCTGCGTTGA
- a CDS encoding aldehyde dehydrogenase family protein: MTAISVLNKLATATLPPARLFVNGSWIEGSAEPIPHIHPATGERVFNTPVADVSTVDEAVTAARAAFDDGPWPRMVGRERARVVRRIAELIRHDADNLNTLLSLDNSTPSSFVGFYQMGAEYPADVFDSYAGWIDKVTGETYPQWDPSQPVTYSTYEPVGVAAVITPWNAPMSLFAQKVAPALAAGCTVVAKPSELSPLVSLRLAELIAEADIPPGTFNLVTGPGDPVGTALVGDARVDKVSFTGSRTVGAGIASAVGARIGRVSLELGGKSPALIFPDADVGMAVGIAAGNAFLGLSGQVCVCQSRILAHRDVYEEVVNAITGFAAAATFGDPFDPGVTAAPMISPQHRDRVLDRIEAALRDGARLAVGGGRPEGGPATGNFVAPTVLVDVDNSTTVAREEIFGPVLCVIPFDDEDEAVRLANDNPYGLAAAVYTKDMGRAIRLSRALRAGNVGVNCWTLQPHIPFGGVKQSGIGRENGRPGILEYLDMKTTFLG; this comes from the coding sequence GTGACAGCTATCTCGGTCTTGAACAAACTGGCGACGGCGACCCTGCCGCCGGCCCGGCTCTTCGTCAACGGTTCCTGGATCGAAGGGTCCGCCGAACCGATTCCGCACATCCACCCGGCGACCGGCGAACGCGTGTTCAACACCCCCGTCGCCGACGTATCGACGGTCGACGAAGCCGTGACCGCCGCTCGCGCTGCGTTCGATGACGGACCGTGGCCACGTATGGTGGGCCGGGAACGGGCACGCGTCGTGCGCCGCATCGCCGAACTCATCCGCCATGACGCCGACAATCTCAATACGCTCTTGTCGCTGGATAATTCGACACCGAGCTCGTTCGTCGGCTTCTATCAAATGGGTGCCGAGTATCCGGCTGACGTCTTCGATTCATACGCCGGCTGGATCGACAAGGTCACCGGTGAGACCTATCCGCAGTGGGACCCGAGCCAGCCAGTCACCTACAGCACGTACGAACCCGTGGGCGTGGCCGCGGTGATTACGCCGTGGAACGCGCCGATGAGCCTTTTCGCCCAGAAGGTAGCGCCCGCCTTGGCGGCGGGCTGCACGGTGGTGGCCAAGCCTTCCGAGCTGTCCCCGCTGGTCAGCCTGCGGCTTGCGGAGTTGATCGCCGAGGCGGACATACCCCCCGGGACGTTCAATCTCGTGACCGGGCCCGGTGACCCGGTGGGTACCGCGCTGGTCGGGGACGCGCGGGTAGACAAGGTGTCGTTCACCGGCAGCAGGACCGTGGGCGCCGGAATCGCGTCGGCCGTCGGTGCCCGAATCGGCCGGGTGTCACTCGAGTTGGGCGGCAAGAGCCCGGCACTGATCTTCCCGGACGCCGATGTCGGGATGGCCGTCGGAATAGCCGCCGGGAACGCGTTTCTGGGTTTGTCCGGTCAGGTATGTGTATGCCAATCCCGCATCCTCGCGCACCGGGACGTCTACGAGGAGGTCGTGAACGCCATAACCGGCTTCGCCGCCGCCGCGACGTTCGGCGACCCGTTCGACCCGGGCGTGACGGCCGCCCCGATGATCAGCCCGCAGCACAGGGATCGGGTGCTGGACCGCATCGAAGCCGCGCTCCGCGATGGAGCGCGGCTTGCCGTTGGCGGCGGCCGGCCCGAAGGGGGACCCGCGACGGGCAATTTCGTCGCGCCAACGGTTCTGGTCGACGTCGACAATTCGACGACGGTGGCGCGCGAAGAGATTTTCGGACCTGTGTTATGCGTCATACCTTTCGACGACGAGGACGAAGCGGTTCGACTGGCCAACGACAACCCATACGGCCTGGCAGCGGCCGTCTACACCAAAGACATGGGGCGGGCGATTCGGCTCAGCCGGGCCCTTCGGGCCGGCAACGTGGGGGTCAACTGCTGGACATTGCAACCGCATATTCCGTTCGGCGGGGTGAAGCAGTCCGGAATCGGCCGTGAGAACGGCCGGCCGGGGATCTTGGAGTATCTGGACATGAAGACAACGTTCCTCGGCTGA